One stretch of Natronobacterium gregoryi SP2 DNA includes these proteins:
- a CDS encoding DMT family transporter, whose protein sequence is MTLLGSIPDTYRDGVLFSILALCWGSSFVAIEVGLEYVPPLLFAGLRYALAGVVVLGYAAVVTDKTWPTTFGEWLAVSVAGVFVIALYHGLLYIGELYVSGAVAATVVSTAPILTVVFASLLFSEKRLGPVGIVGFMLGLVGVVMVVQPSPGALGGEMTYGAAIVFASAIAFALGGVLVRPIDSNLPIETLQAWAMLLGAGVLLGWAGLRGESVATIELTSTAILSYAYLTFVSGVFAFLLYFQLLDRSGAIQVNLVGYAEPAVAIGVSWLVLGSVVDSLTIVGLMTILVGFVLIKRNAIRQLLRPHLTTHRTDRPHTPATSSNHAAAKTDGGTTTETESESD, encoded by the coding sequence ATGACTTTACTCGGGTCTATTCCAGACACGTACCGAGATGGGGTGCTCTTTTCGATACTGGCGCTCTGTTGGGGGAGTTCGTTCGTTGCAATCGAAGTCGGCCTCGAGTACGTCCCACCGCTGCTGTTTGCCGGGCTTCGCTACGCGCTGGCAGGTGTGGTCGTCCTCGGCTATGCAGCCGTCGTGACCGACAAAACGTGGCCCACCACGTTTGGCGAGTGGCTTGCAGTCAGCGTCGCCGGCGTGTTCGTCATCGCCCTCTACCACGGGCTGTTGTACATCGGCGAGTTGTACGTCTCGGGTGCCGTCGCCGCGACGGTCGTCAGCACGGCTCCGATCCTCACGGTCGTCTTCGCCAGCCTCCTGTTTTCAGAAAAGCGGCTGGGACCGGTCGGGATCGTCGGCTTCATGCTGGGACTCGTCGGCGTCGTCATGGTCGTCCAGCCGTCACCAGGAGCACTCGGCGGCGAAATGACCTACGGAGCCGCGATCGTCTTCGCCTCGGCAATCGCGTTCGCGCTCGGGGGTGTCCTCGTCAGACCGATCGACTCGAATCTCCCGATCGAGACGCTACAGGCCTGGGCGATGTTGCTCGGTGCCGGCGTGTTGCTCGGGTGGGCCGGACTGCGGGGCGAATCAGTAGCCACCATCGAGTTGACGTCGACGGCAATCCTCTCGTATGCCTACCTCACCTTCGTCTCCGGCGTCTTCGCCTTCCTGCTGTACTTCCAACTGCTCGACCGCAGCGGGGCGATCCAGGTCAACCTCGTCGGTTACGCCGAACCCGCGGTCGCGATCGGCGTGAGCTGGCTCGTGCTCGGCTCTGTCGTCGACTCGTTGACCATCGTCGGGCTGATGACGATCCTCGTCGGCTTCGTGCTCATCAAACGCAACGCGATCCGCCAACTTCTCCGCCCACACTTGACGACACACCGAACGGACCGGCCACACACCCCGGCAACCTCGAGCAATCACGCGGCAGCGAAAACAGACGGTGGAACGACGACGGAGACGGAGTCCGAGTCGGACTGA
- a CDS encoding Lrp/AsnC family transcriptional regulator: protein MDERDVRLLKAISELETGSPERLHEETDIPVSTIHYRLSNLREEGVITNDRYDFDLEKLGLGVTVLVEVHADYRGSYEEFADRLLTIEGVTNVYFTMGETDFIVVARLSSSETVERLIADFEQLEGVDRTDSTFVISAIEERDALQSYELETLLEELVDE from the coding sequence ATGGACGAACGCGACGTACGGTTGTTGAAAGCTATCTCGGAACTCGAGACTGGAAGCCCAGAACGCCTCCACGAGGAGACCGATATTCCTGTCTCGACGATTCATTATCGGCTTTCGAATCTCCGCGAGGAGGGGGTCATCACGAACGACCGCTACGACTTCGACCTCGAGAAGCTCGGTCTCGGCGTGACAGTCCTCGTGGAAGTCCACGCGGATTACCGAGGTTCTTACGAGGAGTTTGCGGACCGGTTGTTGACGATCGAGGGCGTCACGAATGTCTACTTCACTATGGGCGAGACCGACTTCATCGTCGTCGCCCGACTGAGCAGCAGCGAGACCGTCGAACGCCTCATCGCCGACTTCGAGCAACTCGAGGGCGTCGACCGAACCGACTCGACGTTCGTGATCTCGGCGATCGAGGAGCGTGATGCACTGCAGAGTTACGAACTGGAAACGCTACTCGAGGAACTGGTCGACGAGTAG
- a CDS encoding HTH domain-containing protein produces MTGAPLTTVCHVRTPLLLEPMDSQVETLQACESETQIDDLLLRSWPKEVTRSENSPHQEVLETYERFRSWADQRGVSVRPPFRERTRTSPVTGETRELLVTPLLCLEIYHDDELIGVFPHSEGEETYTTDEAIAALRTGEVPTPLGKPPTEATGENDGFCPDCGASLVDGQGLFICRECGWLGTVDGSGRFVSREAESRKMKADTPTVQ; encoded by the coding sequence ATGACCGGAGCGCCACTCACGACCGTCTGTCACGTCCGTACACCTCTGCTGCTGGAGCCGATGGACAGCCAGGTCGAGACCCTACAGGCGTGTGAATCAGAGACACAAATCGACGACCTGTTGCTCCGGAGTTGGCCGAAAGAGGTCACACGGTCGGAGAACAGCCCCCACCAGGAAGTCCTCGAGACCTACGAGCGCTTCCGGTCGTGGGCAGACCAACGCGGCGTGAGCGTTCGCCCACCGTTCCGGGAACGAACCAGGACCTCCCCAGTGACCGGCGAGACACGTGAGTTGCTGGTGACGCCGCTTCTCTGTCTCGAGATTTACCACGACGACGAACTGATCGGTGTCTTTCCCCACTCCGAAGGCGAGGAGACCTATACGACCGACGAGGCAATCGCCGCCCTCCGAACGGGCGAGGTGCCGACGCCACTCGGTAAACCACCCACCGAGGCGACAGGCGAGAACGATGGATTCTGCCCCGACTGTGGCGCCTCGCTGGTCGACGGGCAGGGACTGTTCATCTGTCGGGAGTGTGGCTGGCTGGGGACAGTCGACGGGAGCGGACGGTTCGTCTCTCGAGAGGCGGAGTCTCGAAAAATGAAAGCAGACACACCCACGGTACAGTAG